The Lachnospiraceae bacterium oral taxon 500 genome window below encodes:
- the rbsK gene encoding ribokinase has protein sequence MKRKSGGGKTVNGKILVFGSYVADLMARGDHLPVPGETIKGSMFQMGAGGKGFNQGVAAFKSGGRVQLVTKVKKDAFGELALKTMSDLKMDTSRVLISTAEPSGAALILVDENTSQNSIMVVPGACDHITAEEVESLRDLARESDYLLLQLETNLLSVEKMIELAVQEKAMIILNPAPVQKIDEALYQKIDYLTPNEVEAEILSGISVQDEVGAAAAADWFMNRGVKNVVITLGERGAYCKNSQVEKLIPAYKVKAIDTTGAGDAFNGAFAVALAEGKELLTAAEFASATAALSVQKLGTAVSMPLRSEIDDFLKAQES, from the coding sequence ATGGCCAGGGGAGATCATTTGCCGGTGCCGGGAGAAACGATTAAAGGCAGTATGTTTCAAATGGGAGCAGGCGGAAAGGGGTTTAATCAGGGCGTTGCGGCTTTTAAGTCGGGCGGCCGGGTGCAGCTGGTAACCAAGGTCAAAAAGGATGCCTTTGGCGAATTGGCGCTGAAAACAATGAGTGATTTAAAAATGGACACATCCAGAGTGTTGATTTCAACCGCAGAGCCAAGCGGAGCGGCGCTGATTTTGGTGGATGAAAATACCAGCCAAAATTCGATCATGGTCGTGCCGGGCGCGTGTGATCATATCACGGCCGAAGAAGTGGAGTCGCTTCGGGATTTGGCTCGGGAAAGCGATTATTTGCTGCTTCAGCTGGAAACCAATTTATTATCAGTGGAAAAAATGATAGAGCTGGCTGTTCAGGAAAAAGCAATGATTATTTTAAATCCGGCGCCGGTTCAAAAAATTGATGAGGCTCTTTATCAAAAGATTGATTATTTAACGCCGAATGAAGTGGAAGCCGAGATTTTAAGCGGAATTTCGGTGCAGGATGAGGTAGGCGCGGCGGCGGCGGCCGATTGGTTTATGAATAGAGGCGTAAAAAATGTAGTCATTACTTTGGGCGAGCGGGGCGCTTATTGTAAAAACAGTCAGGTGGAAAAGCTGATACCGGCGTATAAAGTAAAGGCAATTGATACAACCGGAGCAGGCGATGCTTTTAATGGTGCGTTTGCCGTTGCTTTGGCGGAAGGAAAAGAACTGCTGACAGCGGCAGAGTTTGCCTCGGCGACGGCGGCACTGTCGGTCCAAAAGCTGGGTACGGCCGTTTCGATGCCGCTGCGCTCGGAGATTGATGATTTTTTAAAAGCGCAAGAGTCATAG